A genome region from Erigeron canadensis isolate Cc75 chromosome 3, C_canadensis_v1, whole genome shotgun sequence includes the following:
- the LOC122593484 gene encoding uncharacterized protein LOC122593484, whose translation MFLGHMDGIQRAGSSKELLLSNPVSERDSDEDGDVSEQILYIASFKEFASSVVTYDTIIWVSISLLLVLAWGVGVIMLLYLPMRRYVLSKDLSSRELYVTSSEVVYKVSRPSYIPFWGFVKVERRIPLALAIDIIIEQGCLQAMFGIHTFRLESVAQGKASFVDELQIQGVSNPQLLRKAIVKEASKIILQDAGRPRRASVHGTEPQSRVQTRSFTEGSNVSRSPTSWKAMISPRPTLAEERGLIRTDLLINKMDEVCKSVQKLERIVEKGQATNGKQ comes from the exons ATGTTCTTGGGACATATGGACGGAATACAAAGAGCAGGGTCTTCAAAGGAGTTGCTCCTTTCTAACCCTGTGTCTGAGCGCGATTCCGATGAAGACGGGGATGTCTCCGAGCAGATACTGTATATAGCCTCTTTTAAAGAATTTGCTTCAAGTGTTGTAACGTACGATACTATTATATGGGTTTCAATATCTCTGCTGTTAGTTTTAGCTTGGGGAGTTGGCGTAATCATGTTGCTCTATCTTCCCATGCGACGGTATGTGCTGTCAAAAGATTTATCCTCACGAGAACTATATGTTACTTCTTCTGAAGTAGTGTACAAG GTGTCAAGACCATCATATATACCCTTTTGGGGGTTCGTTAAGGTGGAAAGGCGTATTCCCCTAGCTCTAGCAATCGATATTATTATTGAACAAG GTTGCTTACAAGCGATGTTTGGAATTCATACCTTTAGACTCGAAAGTGTAGCCCAAGGAAAAGCTTCCTTTGTAGATGAATTACAAATTCAAGGCgtttcaaatcctcaactttTAAGGAAG GCGATAGTGAAAGAAGCCTCAAAGATTATATTACAAGATGCAGGAAGGCCTCGGAGGGCTTCAGTTCATGGTACCGAACCACAAAGTCGAGTTCAGACGAGATCTTTTACGGAGGGATCAAATGTCTCAAGATCACCAACAAGTTGGAAG GCAATGATTTCACCTCGGCCTACTTTAGCAGAAGAAAGAGGGTTGATCCGTACAGACCTACTAATAAACAAAATGGATGAAGTTTGCAAATCTGTTCAG AAACTAGAGAGGATTGTAGAGAAAGGTCAAGCTACCAATGGAAAGCAGTAG
- the LOC122593356 gene encoding uncharacterized protein LOC122593356, which yields METSSSSDSGNNNNKVIIVASSSRRGMIQNPFTLKVGQVFTGFGVGCGLGIGVGRPLNLGAIPVLNQVMVAARGASDVFSGVGRHVNHSLKKVGAKNIEAGIGCGVGFGHGFGVGLAIKPGVMHQIQMSLVQTATKLMMRFGVTPNLSSVAGGMLPQSLQSGTSTLSPLANLMKSETGSTSIDGDLSTTQKLPSSSSSYASRTEKVINNFLQSPFLEGEPSEAKNQVKHFQSEKDVIQLVLKQQLALEKLKEENEKLQQILVEDLKVSPDKFKVNGYSGYTCSECFECRSRRRRDRRK from the exons ATGGAAACTAGTAGTAGTAGTGATAGcgggaataataataataaggtaaTAATAGTCGCTTCATCTTCAAGAAGAGGGATGATACAGAATCCATTTACTTTGAAGGTGGGTCAAGTATTTACCGGATTTGGCGTTGGTTGTGGTCTTGGTATCGGCGTTGGCAGGCCTTTAAATCTTG GTGCAATACCAGTATTAAATCAAGTTATGGTTGCTGCTAGAGGAGCATCCGATGTTTTCTCAGGAGTTGGAAGACATGTTAACCACTCT TTGAAAAAGGTTGGAGCCAAAAACATCGAAGCGGGCATTGGATGCGGAGTTGGTTTTGGCCATGGTTTTGGAGTTG GTCTTGCTATAAAGCCTGGGGTTATGCATCAAATACAAATGAGTCTTGTA CAAACTGCAACAAAGTTGATGATGAGATTTGGAGTGACACCCAATCTGTCAAGTGTTGCCGGAGGCATGCTTCCCCAATCGTTACAAAGTGGTACTAGTACCTTAAGTCCACTGgcaaatttgatgaaatctgaaACTGGATCAACATCTATAGACGGAGACTTGAGTACAACACAGAAATTGCCATCATCAAGCTCATCTTATGCAAGTCGCACGGAGAAGGTTATCAATAACTTCTTGCAAAGTCCTTTTCTAGAAGGTGAACCCAGTGAAGCAAAAAATCAG GTTAAACACTTCCAGTCTGAGAAGGACGTGATCCAATTG GTTTTGAAACAACAACTTGCTCTTGAGAAGCttaaagaagaaaatgagaaactTCAACAAATATTAGTTGAAGACTTAAAAGTCTCACCAGACAAGTTCAAAGTCAACGGGTACTCAGGATATACATGTAGTGAATGTTTTGAGTGTCGAAGTAGACGTAGAAGAGATAGGCGAAAGTAA